The following nucleotide sequence is from Phycisphaerae bacterium.
GTGATGGGAACCGTCGTCGCCGTGGGCAACGCGGTCGAGGCAATCCAGCCCGGTCAGCGTGTCTCCGTCGAGGGCCACATCGGTTGCGGATCGTGTTTTAGCTGCAAGACCGGCAACGCCCACGTTTGTGACCACGTCCGGATCATCGGTATCGATCGCGACGGCTCGTTCGCACAATACCTCGCCGTCCCCTACCGCAACGTCTGGCCCCTCGATCCGCAGATTCCTGACGACGTGGCGGCGATCATGGACCCACTCGGCAATGCCGTCCATACCGTGATGACGGCGGGCGTATCGGGTAAGTCGGTGCTCATCACCGGCGCGGGCATGATCGGGCTCATGGCCGTGACCGTCGCCAAGGCGGCCGGCGTCGGACGATTGATCGTCGCGGACATCAACGATCGGAACTTAGCGCTGGCGAAAGAGTTGGGCGCGGATCACACGCTCAAGACGACGCAGGCCGGATGGATCGAGGAAGCCAAAAAACTGACGCGGGGGTTGGGGCCGGACGTGGTGTGCGAAATGAGCGGCGCGACGAAGGCGATCAATGGAGGCCTCGCGGCGCTGCGCAATTGCGGGACGATGGCGATCCTCGGGCTGCCCAAAGAGGACGTGCCCATCAACTTCAACGATCACGTCATCTTCAAGGGAGCGCGGATCATCGGGATCAACGGCCGCCGGATGTTCGAGACCTGGTACCAGATGGAGGACCTGATCCTATCCGGCCGCGTGAGGCTCGACCCGATCATCACGCATCGAATTCCATTGAAGGATTTCGAGCGGGGATTCAAGCTCATGCAGGC
It contains:
- the tdh gene encoding L-threonine 3-dehydrogenase yields the protein MSGSATLPTTMACLRKPRAAPGLDYEDSAPLPQLGPRDVLIKVRKAGICGTDRGIYEWGPWAQSRIKVGIIIGHEVMGTVVAVGNAVEAIQPGQRVSVEGHIGCGSCFSCKTGNAHVCDHVRIIGIDRDGSFAQYLAVPYRNVWPLDPQIPDDVAAIMDPLGNAVHTVMTAGVSGKSVLITGAGMIGLMAVTVAKAAGVGRLIVADINDRNLALAKELGADHTLKTTQAGWIEEAKKLTRGLGPDVVCEMSGATKAINGGLAALRNCGTMAILGLPKEDVPINFNDHVIFKGARIIGINGRRMFETWYQMEDLILSGRVRLDPIITHRIPLKDFERGFKLMQAGEAIKVILNIEDGR